In Nymphalis io chromosome 9, ilAglIoxx1.1, whole genome shotgun sequence, the genomic window ttacttgtttaatacaaatttgAAGTGATGAaagtattgtaaaaataaaattatttacttccaGCTGAAACAGAACCACACGAGGGAAAAAGAAAACAGGAGTCTCTATGGCCTATATTCAAAATACATCATCAGAAATCTCGCTACATTTATGACTTATTCTATAGAAGGAAAGCTATCAGTAGAGAATTATATCAATACTgcttaaatgaaaaaattgcCGATGCAAACCTCATCGCTAAGTGGAAAAAGACTGGTTATGAAAACTTGTGTTGTCTAAGGTGTATTCAGACGAGAGATACAAATTTTGCAACAAATTGTATATGCAGAGTCCCTAAAAGCAAGTTGGAGGAGGGTAGAATAGTTGAATGTGTACATTGTGGGTGCAGGGGTTGTTCAGGGTAGtgtgtaaaattttgaaatcaaagATCTTTGTACAAACACGtacatgaaaatgttttaaattgataaatgtcCTCACACAACTGAAACATGTGTTTCGACACTAAAGTAGTGTCTATCATAAGTGAGATTGAAGCATTTTGTATTTTCCTTTTAttgtcagtgtaattataatagaaatttgtAGAATAACTAATTTCAACACAGTACACAATAAAAGAgtcataaattttttaattctttatttttatttatttagaaaaataaacttaaaataacttttcgcttaatcttaaattaatcaaatttataaccTGAAgctaataactattaaatactCTTTTGTCTGATAAATAATTTCTACTtaagtagaaaatatataatattaaagattacaaacaaaattttaaaataaatgataacaatatacTTCTTTAATCGtaactttgatatttttattataacttatataaaaattaattatgaaaaaaaaactagactGTAACAGGTTTATTTCCTACTTCCTTAGAGAGTTCTAAAATTaagtctttatatattataggatTCATATTCTTACCCAGCAAGTATAGAATAAACCAATCACCGAATCCAaagttttttacaatttttgcaACAACACGCCTTTTTACATATCTGAGTTGACCCATAATCATAGAAGTACGAAGAGCAGGTAGTGTAAAAACTAAAATTCGAAATAAAACTGCAGCTGCAGATAGTAATGTGAGGAAGAGGAGCCAAAACCATAGAATAACAAAAATTTTCTCATTTACAATGTTCAATGGTAACACACAAAGCCTATCTTTCAGTTGCAAAGTTCCAGATGGTCCATAATTTCTGAACCAGCACTTTGTAAGCTTTGGGAAAAATTGATCCATGGGGTTAACGGAGGAAAAGTCTATAAAATTCGATGGGACTCTAGGAATGTGTGTAAATGCTGCAACTGCTGCACCATAGTTTCTAAATGCTCCTCCCAAGAACAAATCCAGTAGAAATATTTGGCCAACCTATTAAATTCAACACTCCCTTTTATTGGTAATATTATTaggattaataaaaattattacattaagcAACTTCTTATGAATGAAATTTTTTAAAGaacatgttataataattttttttttaattttatgtaaaatgatgACTTACCACATTTAGAAGATTCAGTATCTCACAGAAAGCATAACGCAAAGCATACATATTGTGTGTGTATAAATTGGTATAACTTAGATATGCAATAAGTTCTCCACGTCTATACTCCGTCCAGTCTTTTGTAACCATTGGACTAGCTGTAATTTCACAGAGAGAATGTCCGAACTTTAAATACCTTTTATATATTCGATTTAGTCAAAGAATGAAACTGAtagatttttaacaaataaatacattttaacatgAAAGAGATAAGATAACTCCTGTAGTTAACTAATATTTAGAATACTATAAATGTACTGAATTAGAAATAAAagacatattttcttttaaacataCCTAAATCAGATGCTAATGCCTTCAGTCTACCGCCTTCCCACATCTTCCAGAGATAACGTGGAGTATAAAACATAGCAGCTTGCCCTAGCAATACAAAACAGACCCATTggtaatatgtatgttttatttgctCATCATTGATGTTTGTAGGACCGATACCTAAATATGCCATATGTTTTCCTTCCACaccttaaaatagaaaaatatattttaaacaaactgCAATAAGATGACCATGACAATAGAATTCTTAAACTTACCAACAAGTTTACTTTTTAGAGTATACGTCCCGTATATCCAGCAGTAGCTATTGATAGCGTCTTTATCGAGGTCTTTGTTGCCGTCACCCATGCAGTGAATAGGTTCACCGAAAAATTGCTTTGAAGTAACTAGTAATGTGAACACCAGCAGTACTATTACCGTTAACTTGTAATGCattcgaaaaatattattatccgtacaaacattttcaaattttagaAAAGAACGAAAAGGCATGAAAAGGTCTATCATCTTGGAAGTTAAAGGATGGCAAACTACGATCCAAATTGCTTAAAAAATCTACTCGAAACGtgattaataaacttttttaactaCCCGCCAATATAAGATACAGTTTACGATTTCGCCAATaatgaacaaaattattaatatttgtccaGTTTATTTGGATAAACAAAATTACTAGAAACAACTACTAATGAGAATTGAAGCGGGAAAAGCCATATTTATCTGTAATTCGGATTAAGGAAAACAATCAAAACTAAAACTATAGTGAATCTATTTAGACACATTAAGTCCTGTAAtgaatattctattattttattttataaccggAAATCAAAAGCAACAAAAaaggaataatataatattcgtataaattatattactaatcCGACTTTAAATAATggcaaatgtaaaattataataaagaaaaagattGGTACAagtacaaacatatatttttagcaaatgttttttttaaattatatatattgataatatatgtataataattgtattatttattctggACAGGTAAGTTTAGACTATGCTCATACTAATAAAACCTCTTCATACCACTTGGACCTACAAGCGAGTTTGTTTCTGTTATTAATtcaaacgaaatatttaaaaaaaataaaataataataaaaaaggtaaatttacgcctaacaaataaaatagcattTGCACGTtcgagaatttatttatttttcttataaatcaaACCATTCATAGTTTTCTAAACAATTTATGGTAAAATTCTAAATTaacatctttataataaataaaagattaagcATAATAATATGTTACGGTTATCTGAAAGGAGAGACTAGAatttgccaaaaaaaaaaacttaacggAATCGTAATccatcaatcaataaataaacaataattatcgagtaggtacaaaaaatattgtcatctGATATTGTAACACATTTGGCCTCTGGtatgtacatttattacatattaataaaaaagatttaaaatttcattttacaaaacgTCACAAGCAAATACCTTAATACCCAATGTTTAGACATATAAAATACAACTCACTTCCTATTTAGGCGTTCGAAGGTACAACACAGTAGTTAacttacatgtttttttaaataatatgcattTTTAAGAACttattcatgtgcttattttcgTGGGGTCGAAGGTACGACAACAGTCCAGGGAGTCAGGAATCAAAATCGAATCTATCGCTAGGCGGCTCGTACACCATTGAGCTATTTAGACTTTTATAAATAGCCTGGCCTTGCTTACAGATAATGAGCCTGGACATTTACACGATATTAAGCTACCTACTTAttcacacgcacacacacacacactacacCAAGCTACACATTTCACAGGAAAGTTACAAATCGGCAACAGAGACAGCGTGCCATTTTAATAAATGGCGACGGATACTATTttttcacaataaaatattgtgaaaaaatataatttatcgctCGTATTGAAAACAAACCTTTACCAaag contains:
- the LOC126770595 gene encoding innexin inx2-like, which gives rise to MIDLFMPFRSFLKFENVCTDNNIFRMHYKLTVIVLLVFTLLVTSKQFFGEPIHCMGDGNKDLDKDAINSYCWIYGTYTLKSKLVGVEGKHMAYLGIGPTNINDEQIKHTYYQWVCFVLLGQAAMFYTPRYLWKMWEGGRLKALASDLASPMVTKDWTEYRRGELIAYLSYTNLYTHNMYALRYAFCEILNLLNVVGQIFLLDLFLGGAFRNYGAAVAAFTHIPRVPSNFIDFSSVNPMDQFFPKLTKCWFRNYGPSGTLQLKDRLCVLPLNIVNEKIFVILWFWLLFLTLLSAAAVLFRILVFTLPALRTSMIMGQLRYVKRRVVAKIVKNFGFGDWFILYLLGKNMNPIIYKDLILELSKEVGNKPVTV
- the LOC126770674 gene encoding protein BUD31 homolog, which produces MPKVRRSRKPPPDGWELIEPTLEELEQKMREAETEPHEGKRKQESLWPIFKIHHQKSRYIYDLFYRRKAISRELYQYCLNEKIADANLIAKWKKTGYENLCCLRCIQTRDTNFATNCICRVPKSKLEEGRIVECVHCGCRGCSG